One genomic window of Ctenopharyngodon idella isolate HZGC_01 chromosome 18, HZGC01, whole genome shotgun sequence includes the following:
- the LOC127499285 gene encoding tyrosine-protein kinase CSK: protein MSALQAAWPPGTECVAKYNFQGSTEQDLPFCKGDLLTIIGVTKDPNWYKAKNSVGREGTIPANYVQKREGVKSGGKLSMMPWFHGKITREQAERLLYPPETGLFLVRESTNYPGDYTLCVSCDGKVEHYRIIYHSGKLSIDEEEYFDNLMQLVEHYTKDADGLCTRLIKPKLMEGTVAAQDEFSRSGWALNRKDLKLIQTIGKGEFGDVMVGDYRGTKVAVKCIKHDATAQAFLAEASVMTQLRHTNLVQLLGVIVEERGSLFIVTEYMAKGSLVDYLRSRGRTVLGGECLLKFSLDVCEAMEYLEANNFVHRDLAARNVLVSDDNIAKVSDFGLTKEASSTQDTAKLPVKWTSPEALREKRFSTKSDVWSYGVLLWEIYSFGRVPYPRIPLKEVVPRVEKGYKMDAPDGCPAAVYDLMKQCWTLDPAGRPSFRLLREKLQHLRAKELYL, encoded by the exons ATGTCTGCTCTACAG GCAGCATGGCCGCCCGGCACCGAGTGTGTGGCCAAGTACAATTTCCAGGGCAGCACCGAGCAGGACCTTCCCTTCTGCAAAGGAGACCTGCTGACCATCATTGGCGTAACCAAG GACCCAAACTGGTATAAAGCGAAGAACAGCGTTGGCCGAGAGGGGACGATTCCTGCTAACTACGTCCAGAAGAGGGAGGGCGTCAAATCTGGAGGAAAACTCAGTATGATGCC GTGGTTTCACGGTAAGATCACGCGTGAGCAGGCGGAGCGGCTGCTGTATCCGCCGGAGACGGGACTGTTCCTGGTGCGCGAGAGCACCAACTACCCCGGAGACTACACACTGTGTGTGAGCTGTGATGGGAAGGTGGAGCATTATCGCATCATCTATCACAGCGGGAAACTGTCCATCGACGAGGAGGAATACTTCGACAACCTCATGCAGCTGgtggag cacTACACTAAAGACGCTGATGGTCTTTGCACACGCCTCATTAAACCCAAGCTGATGGAGGGGACGGTGGCGGCGCAGGACGAGTTCTCCAGGA GTGGATGGGCTCTGAACAGGAAAGATCTCAAACTCATACAGACGATCGGCAAAGGAGAGTTCGGAG ATGTGATGGTGGGAGATTACAGAGGGACGAAGGTCGCCGTGAAGTGCATCAAACACGACGCCACGGCGCAGGCGTTTCTCGCTGAAGCCTCAGTCATGAC TCAGCTGAGACACACTAACCTCGTGCAGTTATTGGGTGTGATCGTGGAGGAAAGAGGCAGTTTGTTCATCGTGACTGAATACATGGCCAAG GGCAGTCTGGTGGATTACCTGCGCTCTCGAGGTCGGACCGTCCTGGGCGGCGAGTGTCTGCTCAAATTCTCCCT TGACGTATGTGAAGCCATGGAGTATCTGGAGGCCAATAACTTCGTGCACAGAGATCTGGCAGCTCGCAACGTCCTGGTGTCCGACGACAACATTGCTAAAGTCAGTGACTTTGGACTGACCAAGGAGGCCTCGTCCACTCAGGACACAGCCAAACTTCCCGTCAAATGGACCTCGCCGGAGGCCCTGCGAGAGAAG AGGTTTTCTACCAAATCAGACGTGTGGAGTTACGGCGTTCTTCTGTGGGAGATCTACTCGTTCGGACGGGTGCCGTACCCCAGAATT CCGCTGAAGGAGGTGGTGCCGCGGGTGGAGAAGGGCTATAAGATGGACGCTCCCGATGGCTGTCCGGCTGCCGTCTATGACCTGATGAAGCAGTGCTGGACGCTGGATCCTGCGGGACGGCCCTCGTTCCGTCTGCTGCGTGAGAAGCTGCAGCACCTCAGAGCCAAAGAGCTGTACCTGTGA